A portion of the Caenorhabditis elegans chromosome III genome contains these proteins:
- the tbx-33 gene encoding Putative T-box protein 33 (Confirmed by transcript evidence), whose product MNYQNEQNAYQMQNQENVPPMSYGYPMPTPEQFQKMSYGQNFQAPWDMQQQIQMFQQYHQNFQGGYSDPFTYQNQYAHQPKIVTVTLQDPQDLWKELHYLSNEQNVLNNGRKIFPALNYKVEHLNPESNYKVEILLRRMVPYQIQYSNGSWSRKNVQSKKTIAMKTEKVFVGEFTGQDIMRTGLDLSDVKVFNIGSDNKKKVTPYEEMSDAEKREYDTQYSKKKTSMLEVSNECKYIPVLIINEILPNQELRLVGEFENEITQFATVSSYKNHIVKALRTAANPTSRGDAKQEAVQVGKQWRSSNKSLLESLRPSMICTSVSTTAPSTNFHAPLQYPGTSSPSSNFAPMTPSTSFDSAYSSFNVTSSTPEQMCYNPIPSMSTDYSFCSFDSATSSPPLQPTATSPEASQNQIKLEMNQYM is encoded by the exons ATGAATTATCAAAACGAACAAAACGCCTATCAAATGCAGAATCAGGAAAATGTTCCACCGATGAGTTACGGGTACCCAATGCCAACTCCGGagcaattccaaaaaatgagttACGGGCAGAACTTCCAAGCTCCATGGGATATGCAGCAGCAGATTCAGATGTTTCAGCAATATc accaaaaTTTCCAAGGAGGATATTCGGACCCATTCACCTACCAGAATCAGTATGCACATCagccaaaaattgtgacgGTCACTTTGCAGGACCCACAGGACCTCTGGAAGGAGCTTCATTATTTGAGTAATGAGCAGAATGTGCTTAATAATGGGAG aaaaatcttcCCAGCCCTCAACTACAAAGTCGAGCATCTCAATCCAGAATCCAACTACAAAGTGGAAATTTTGCTCCGCCGAATGGTCCCCTATCAGATTCAATATTCAAATGGAAGCTGGTCCCGGAAGAATGTACAGAGCAAGAAGACTATTGcaatgaaaacagaaaaagtatTTGTTGGAGAGTTCACTGGACAAGATATCATGCGTACCGGCTTGGATTTATCAGATGTGAAGGTGTTTAATATTGGAAGTGATAATAAGAAGAAAGTGACTCCATATGAAGAGATGAGTgacgcagagaaacgagagtATGATACTCAGTATTCGAAGAAGAAGACCTCCATG ctcGAGGTATCAAATGAGTGCAAGTACATCCCGGTACTCATCATCAACGAGATTCTACCAAATCAAGAGCTTCGATTGGTTGGGGAATTTGAGAACGAGATTACCCAATTTGCGACAGTTTCTTCATACAAG aaccaCATCGTAAAAGCCTTGCGCACAGCCGCCAACCCAACTTCTCGCGGAGACGCCAAACAGGAAGCCGTTCAGGTCGGAAAGCAATGGAGATCATCCAACAAGTCCTTGCTGGAATCCCTCAGACCATCTATGATTTGCACCAGTGTCTCCACAACTGCTCCAAGCACCAATTTCCATGCTCCACTGCAGTACCCCGGCACCTCATCCCCATCCAGCAACTTTGCTCCAATGACACCTTCCACGTCATTCGACTCGGCGTACAGTTCCTTCAACGTGACGTCATCAACTCCAGAACAAATGTGCTACAATCCGATTCCTTCAATGTCAACTGACTACTCATTTTGCTCATTCGACTCTGCGACATCATCACCGCCACTTCAGCCAACAGCCACGTCACCAGAGGCTTCTCAAAATCAGATTAAACTTGAAATGAACCAATACATGtaa